A single window of Granulicella mallensis MP5ACTX8 DNA harbors:
- a CDS encoding L-rhamnose/proton symporter RhaT encodes MGPNPFIGVIFHWLGGLCSASNFIPFRGIKRWSWEIYWIIQGVAAWLIAPPLLASIFVPHLFRVLRAAPASSIGWAIFWGILWGVGGLTFGLAIRYLGLGLGYAIALGFCTAFGTLIPPIFHGQMHTIISERSGQVILCGVAMCILAIAVSGAAGYSKEQEISEEDKAAAGERDFSFVKGLIIAIFAGIMSSFFAFGLDAGKPIADIARTELIAAGSTDLWSNLPVLIVVLWGGFVTNLIWSAILIIRNRSIGQFAGEPGDNPMGTAVVTGETLQDIDPRHLTQRISSSVLTRNYLLAAAAGVIWYFQFFFYSMGTTKMGKYDFASWTLHMASIIIFANLWGIALKEWKDTSLRTRLLVGCGLALLIGSTVVVGYGSYLKVS; translated from the coding sequence GTGGGACCGAATCCCTTTATCGGCGTCATCTTTCACTGGCTCGGCGGTCTCTGCTCAGCCAGCAATTTCATACCGTTTCGCGGCATTAAACGCTGGTCGTGGGAGATCTACTGGATCATCCAGGGCGTTGCCGCCTGGCTGATCGCCCCGCCGCTGCTGGCCTCCATCTTCGTTCCGCACCTCTTCCGGGTGCTGCGCGCCGCTCCGGCCTCGAGCATCGGCTGGGCGATCTTCTGGGGCATTCTCTGGGGCGTCGGCGGCCTCACCTTCGGCCTGGCGATTCGCTACCTCGGCCTGGGCCTGGGCTATGCTATCGCGCTGGGCTTCTGCACGGCCTTCGGGACCCTGATCCCGCCCATCTTTCACGGCCAGATGCACACCATCATCAGCGAGCGCTCCGGGCAGGTGATCCTGTGCGGCGTCGCGATGTGCATCCTCGCCATCGCCGTCAGCGGCGCCGCCGGCTACTCCAAGGAACAGGAGATCAGCGAAGAGGACAAGGCCGCAGCCGGGGAACGCGATTTCTCGTTCGTCAAAGGCCTCATCATCGCGATCTTCGCGGGCATCATGAGCTCCTTCTTCGCCTTCGGCCTCGACGCCGGCAAGCCCATCGCCGACATCGCTCGCACCGAGTTGATCGCCGCTGGCAGCACCGATCTCTGGTCGAACCTTCCCGTCCTGATCGTCGTTCTCTGGGGAGGCTTCGTCACCAACCTCATCTGGTCGGCGATTCTGATCATTCGCAACCGCTCCATCGGCCAGTTCGCCGGCGAACCCGGCGACAACCCCATGGGCACCGCCGTCGTCACCGGCGAGACGCTGCAGGACATCGACCCCCGCCACCTCACCCAACGCATCAGCAGCAGCGTCCTCACGCGCAACTACCTGCTAGCGGCCGCTGCCGGTGTGATCTGGTACTTCCAGTTCTTCTTCTACTCCATGGGCACCACCAAGATGGGCAAGTACGACTTCGCCAGTTGGACGCTGCACATGGCGAGTATCATCATCTTCGCGAACCTATGGGGCATCGCCCTGAAAGAGTGGAAGGACACCAGCCTGCGCACGCGCCTGCTGGTCGGCTGCGGACTCGCTCTTCTCATCGGCTCGACAGTCGTGGTCGGCTACGGAAGTTATCTCAAGGTAAGTTGA
- a CDS encoding TIM barrel protein — protein sequence MPTDPIKERVFRALDTFAIEIPSWGFANTGTRFGKYIQAAAATNIEEKFADAAEVHRLTGVTPTLALHVLWDLPNGVADAPKIQALVEKTGIRAGSINPNLFQEAEYKYGSICNPSAEIRAKATAHLLDSVAIGKALGAAEVSMWVSDGSNYPGTQSMRRRIGWMKEALAKTHAALAPGQIMLVEYKPFEPAFYHTDIADWGMALELARSAGPQAKVLVDTGHHYQGTNIEQIVAWLIELNALGGFHFNDRKYADDDLTLGSIDPYQIFRIFHEILFEQSKGGAFKSPAFMIDQSHNLKGKVEAMVQTVVTAQELYAKASLVDQDTLAKLQDSCSLVDAEEAFRGAFWQDVRPLLAEWREARGLPAHPLAALRESRYVERITEERREKNAGGGSSYA from the coding sequence ATGCCAACCGATCCGATCAAAGAGCGGGTGTTTCGCGCACTCGATACCTTCGCCATTGAGATTCCCTCCTGGGGCTTTGCCAATACGGGGACGCGCTTCGGCAAGTACATCCAGGCCGCTGCGGCCACCAATATCGAAGAGAAGTTTGCCGACGCCGCCGAGGTCCATCGGCTGACCGGGGTTACGCCGACGCTGGCCCTGCATGTGCTGTGGGACCTGCCGAACGGTGTGGCCGATGCTCCGAAGATCCAGGCGCTGGTCGAGAAGACCGGCATCCGTGCGGGGTCGATCAACCCGAACCTGTTCCAGGAGGCCGAGTACAAGTACGGCTCCATCTGTAACCCGAGCGCGGAGATTCGTGCGAAGGCCACCGCACACCTGCTGGATTCGGTCGCGATCGGCAAGGCCCTGGGAGCCGCTGAGGTCTCGATGTGGGTGTCCGACGGATCGAACTACCCCGGCACGCAGAGCATGCGCCGCCGTATCGGCTGGATGAAGGAAGCGCTCGCGAAAACCCATGCCGCGCTCGCGCCGGGGCAGATCATGCTGGTCGAATACAAGCCCTTTGAGCCGGCCTTCTATCACACCGACATCGCCGACTGGGGCATGGCGCTTGAGCTCGCGCGCAGCGCCGGGCCGCAGGCAAAGGTGCTGGTCGATACAGGCCACCACTACCAGGGCACGAACATCGAGCAGATCGTTGCGTGGCTGATCGAACTGAATGCACTGGGCGGCTTCCACTTCAACGACCGCAAGTATGCGGATGACGACCTGACGCTGGGCTCGATCGATCCGTACCAGATCTTTCGTATCTTCCACGAGATCCTGTTCGAGCAGAGCAAGGGCGGGGCGTTCAAGTCTCCGGCGTTCATGATCGACCAGAGCCACAACCTGAAGGGCAAGGTCGAGGCGATGGTGCAGACCGTCGTTACCGCACAGGAGCTCTACGCGAAGGCTTCTTTGGTGGACCAGGACACGCTGGCAAAGCTGCAGGATAGCTGCAGCCTGGTCGATGCGGAAGAAGCCTTCCGCGGGGCGTTCTGGCAGGATGTTCGTCCTCTGCTGGCGGAGTGGCGTGAGGCACGCGGTCTGCCCGCCCATCCGTTGGCTGCCTTGCGCGAGAGCCGCTATGTCGAGCGCATCACCGAAGAGCGCAGGGAGAAAAATGCCGGGGGCGGAAGCTCATACGCCTGA